From Nicotiana tabacum cultivar K326 chromosome 22, ASM71507v2, whole genome shotgun sequence, one genomic window encodes:
- the LOC142175966 gene encoding uncharacterized protein LOC142175966 has translation MKIALLGKRKLGFMNGTCTKESCTTELQEQWETCNAIVISWLMNKVSTELLCVIAYASNAHLVWEDLREIFDKDLWIEYDAMVPKANSKDYVDHLKQQRLLQFLSGLNDSYDQARKQNFIKSNVPSINQAYAMVIENESRQCPSMGKKRFNQLNIGQLGRGNSGTNGQFGRATPQFNVVNNVSSNAGTQCSFSCDLQDVFDGKGPFFIEEQYKQILALLNKEPTLKTTWKVKAIWQDLYSGRVKGIGKETEGLYIIKGSSNNNSRNCNETASVAIREDCRLWHQRLGHPLASAMKIVPKGDKFVARAKASVLMGYSEIQKESPISHNPHVDHMNSGICDARMPSAEVTNNSQSLDQGPDVDQGLVEHTTDNAEEDNELQDNSSSEGFIQSNHDHSLFILRKPEGMVIILVYVDDLLITGSNDQLITEAKEILHQQFKLKNLGELEYFLGIEILRSASGVILNQRKCVLELIYEMGLSGAKLAITPLETNVKLTTIVYDQATCYTCDSLLEDASAYQRLIGCLLRSIKHYVIKFGESLISWKSNKLQTVSRSSAEVEYRSMASTVVEVTWLLSLFQELGVPIKLPVLVQCDSKSAIQLAVNPIFHEQNKHIEIDSHFIRIRSKQGWSSLSMSIPRISQLIYSPRDSLKLHMFIFLASLVC, from the exons ATGAAGATCGCACTACTTGGGAAGAGAAAGCTAGGGTTCATGAATGGAACTTGTACGAAGGAATCATGTACTACTGAGCTACAAGAGCAATGGGAGACTTGTAATGCTATTGTCATCTCATGGCTCATGAACAAAGTGTCCACAGAGCTCTTAtgtgtaattgcatatgcttcaaatGCTCATCTTGTATGGGAAGACTTAAGGGAGATATTCGATAAA GATTTATGGATTGAGTATGATGCTATGGTACCTAAGGCCAATTCAAAGGATTATGTTGATCATTTAAAGCAGCAGAGATTGCTGCAATTCCTTAGTGGATTAAACGATTCTTATGATCAAGCTAGAAAACAGAACTTTATAAAGTCGAATGTGCCTTCCATCAATCAAGCTTATGCAATGGTGATTGAAAATGAATCTAGACAGTGTCCTAGTATGG gaaaaaagagGTTCAATCAGCTCAATATTGGACAACTTGGTCGTGGAAATAGTGGTACAAATGGACAATTTGGTCGAGCAACTCCACAATTTAATGTTGTTAACAATGTTTCTAGCAATGCTGGTACTCAATGCTCTTTTAGCTGTGACTTGCAGGATGTTTTTGATGGAAAAGGACCATTCTTTATAGAGGAGCAGTACAAGCAGATTCTAGCATTGTTGAATAAGGAACCGACACTCAAAACAACGTGGAAAGTCAAAGCAATATGGCAG GATCTTTACAGTGGCAGGGTGAAAGGGATTGGTAAGGAGACAGAAGGTTTATACATTATCAAAGGTAgcagtaataataatagtagaaaCTGTAATGAAACAGCATCAGTTGCAATAAGAGAGGACTGCAGGTTGTGGCATCAAAGGCTTGGCCATCCTTTAGCTTCTGCTATGAAGA TTGTTCCAAAAGGAGATAAATTTGTTGCAAGAGCTAAGGCATCGGTCTTGATGGGATATTCAGAAATACAGAAG GAGTCTCCCATCAGTCACAATCCTCATGTTGACCATATGAATTCTGGTATATGTGATGCTAGAATGCCATCTGCAGAAGTTACAAATAATTCACAAAGCTTAGACCAAGGTCCAGATGTGGATCAAGGCTTAGTTGAGCACACAACTGACAATGCAGAGGAAGACAATGAGTTGCAAGATAACTCATCATCTGAAG GTTTCATACAAagcaaccatgatcattccttattcaTATTGAGGAAACCAGAAGGCATGGTGATCATCTTGGTGTACGTGGATGATTTACTCATCACAGGCAGCAATGATCAACTGATTACTGAGGCAAAGGAGATACTTCATCAACAATTCAAGCTAAAGAACTTAGGTGAGCTTGAGTACTTCTTAGGTATTGAGATTTTAAGGTCAGCATCTGGGGTAATCTTGAATCAAAGGAAGTGTGTTCTAGAACTCATTTATGAAATGGGACTCAGTGGTGCTAAACTAGCAATCACCCCTTTAGAAACCAATGTCAAGTTAACCACAATTGTATATGATCAGGCAACATGTTATACATGTGACTCACTTTTAGAAGATGCTAGTGCATATCAAAGATTGATAGGTTGTTTGCT GAGATCAATAAAACATTATGTGATAAAATTTGGTGAATCCCTCATTTCATGGAAGTCAAACAAGCTGCAAACAGTGTCCAGAAGTTCTGCTGAAGTTGAATATCGAAGTATGGCTTCTACTGTAGTTGAAGTCACATGGTTACTAAGCCTATTTCAAGAGTTGGGAGTTCCCATTAAACTTCCTGTTCTGGTGCAATGTGATAGCAAATCTGCTATACAATTGGCTGTTAATCCCATTTTTCACGAACAAaataaacacattgagatcgatAGCCATTTCATTCGTATAAGATCAAAGCAGGGGTGGTCAAGTCTGTCTATGTCCATTCCAAGGATCAGCCAGCTGATTTACTCACCAAGAGACTCTCTCAAGCTTCACATGTTCATCTTCTTAGCAAGCTTGGTGTGCTGA
- the LOC107793291 gene encoding UDP-glucose 6-dehydrogenase 3-like isoform X1 — protein MPLPNFYCSCMHNWCYFYIYSKFLRFFINIVLSAELHSLEQRKMVKICCIGAGYVGGPTMAVIALKCPSIEVAVVDISVPRITAWNSDQLPIYEPGLEDVVKECRGRNLFFSTDVEKHVREANIVFVSVNTPTKTRGLGAGKAADLTYWESAARMIADVSKSDKIVVEKSTVPVKTAEAIEKILTHNSKGINFQILSNPEFLAEGTAIEDLFKPDRVLIGGRETPGGQKAIQALKDVYAQWVPEDRILTTNLWSAELSKLAANAFLAQRISSVNAMSALCESTGANVSEVSYAVGKDSRIGPKFLNASVGFGGSCFQKDILNLVYICECNGLPEVAEYWKQVIKINDYQKIRFVNRVVASMFNTVSGKKVAILGFAFKKDTGDTRETPAIDVCKGLLGDKAKLSIYDPQVNEDQIQRDLAMNKFDWDHPLHLQPMSPSNVKQVSVVWDAYAATKDAHAVCILTEWDEFKNLDYQKIYDNMQKPAFIFDGRNVVNVEKLREIGFIVYAIGKPLDAWLKDMPAVA, from the exons ATGCCATTACCAAATTTTTACTGTTCTTGTATGCACAATTGGTGCTATTTTTACATCTACTCCAAGTTCCTGCGCTTCTTCATAAATATTGTATTGTCCGCAGAATTACAT AGTTTAGAACAAAGGAAAATGGTGAAGATTTGCTGTATAGGAGCTGGATATGTGGGTGGCCCCACCATGGCCGTCATAGCACTCAAATGCCCTTCCATTGAAGTTGCCGTTGTAGACATTTCTGTGCCTCGCATTACTGCCTGGAATAGCGACCAGCTCCCCATCTATGAGCCAGGACTTGAGGACGTAGTCAAAGAATGCCGAGGCAGGAACCTCTTCTTTAGCACAGATGTGGAGAAGCATGTGCGCGAGGCTAATATCGTTTTTGTTTCAGTCAACACTCCTACCAAGACGAGGGGTCTTGGAGCAGGCAAGGCTGCAGATCTCACTTACTGGGAGAGTGCAGCCCGCATGATTGCTgacgtctcaaaatctgacaaaataGTTGTTGAGAAATCAACTGTTCCAGTCAAAACTGCTGAGGCAATTGAAAAGATTTTGACTCACAACAGCAAGGGAATTAACTTCCAAATCCTCTCAAACCCCGAGTTTCTTGCTGAGGGGACCGCAATCGAAGACCTTTTTAAGCCCGACCGAGTCTTGATCGGAGGTCGGGAAACCCCGGGAGGCCAAAAGGCTATCCAAGCATTGAAGGATGTTTATGCCCAATGGGTTCCTGAAGATCGCATCCTCACCACCAATTTGTGGTCTGCTGAGCTCTCAAAACTGGCTGCCAATGCATTTTTGGCACAAAGAATCTCTTCTGTGAATGCCATGTCAGCTCTCTGTGAGTCTACTGGAGCAAATGTCTCAGAGGTGTCATATGCTGTAGGTAAGGACTCGAGAATTGGTCCCAAGTTTCTTAATGCTAGTGTTGGTTTCGGTGGCTCTTGCTTCCAGAAGGATATTCTGAATCTGGTTTACATTTGCGAGTGCAATGGTCTTCCAGAGGTGGCTGAATACTGGAAACAGGTAATCAAGATCAATGACTATCAGAAGATTCGTTTTGTCAACCGCGTTGTTGCCTCCATGTTCAACACAGTATCAGGCAAGAAAGTTGCCATTCTAGGTTTTGCTTTCAAGAAGGATACTGGTGATACTCGAGAGACCCCTGCAATCGATGTTTGCAAGGGACTGTTGGGAGACAAGGCTAAGTTGAGCATATACGACCCTCAGGTTAACGAGGACCAAATCCAAAGGGACCTCGCAATGAATAAGTTTGATTGGGATCATCCCCTTCACCTCCAGCCAATGAGTCCCAGTAACGTGAAACAAGTGTCCGTCGTTTGGGATGCCTACGCTGCAACAAAGGATGCTCATGCTGTTTGCATTCTTACAGAGTGGGACGAATTCAAGAATCTTGATTACCAGAAGATATATGATAACATGCAGAAACCTGCTTTCATATTTGATGGTAGGAACGTTGTTAATGTGGAGAAACTTAGAGAGATTGGATTTATTGTCTATGCAATTGGTAAGCCACTGGATGCCTGGCTCAAGGACATGCCTGCCGTTGCTTGA
- the LOC107793291 gene encoding UDP-glucose 6-dehydrogenase 4-like isoform X2, translating into MVKICCIGAGYVGGPTMAVIALKCPSIEVAVVDISVPRITAWNSDQLPIYEPGLEDVVKECRGRNLFFSTDVEKHVREANIVFVSVNTPTKTRGLGAGKAADLTYWESAARMIADVSKSDKIVVEKSTVPVKTAEAIEKILTHNSKGINFQILSNPEFLAEGTAIEDLFKPDRVLIGGRETPGGQKAIQALKDVYAQWVPEDRILTTNLWSAELSKLAANAFLAQRISSVNAMSALCESTGANVSEVSYAVGKDSRIGPKFLNASVGFGGSCFQKDILNLVYICECNGLPEVAEYWKQVIKINDYQKIRFVNRVVASMFNTVSGKKVAILGFAFKKDTGDTRETPAIDVCKGLLGDKAKLSIYDPQVNEDQIQRDLAMNKFDWDHPLHLQPMSPSNVKQVSVVWDAYAATKDAHAVCILTEWDEFKNLDYQKIYDNMQKPAFIFDGRNVVNVEKLREIGFIVYAIGKPLDAWLKDMPAVA; encoded by the coding sequence ATGGTGAAGATTTGCTGTATAGGAGCTGGATATGTGGGTGGCCCCACCATGGCCGTCATAGCACTCAAATGCCCTTCCATTGAAGTTGCCGTTGTAGACATTTCTGTGCCTCGCATTACTGCCTGGAATAGCGACCAGCTCCCCATCTATGAGCCAGGACTTGAGGACGTAGTCAAAGAATGCCGAGGCAGGAACCTCTTCTTTAGCACAGATGTGGAGAAGCATGTGCGCGAGGCTAATATCGTTTTTGTTTCAGTCAACACTCCTACCAAGACGAGGGGTCTTGGAGCAGGCAAGGCTGCAGATCTCACTTACTGGGAGAGTGCAGCCCGCATGATTGCTgacgtctcaaaatctgacaaaataGTTGTTGAGAAATCAACTGTTCCAGTCAAAACTGCTGAGGCAATTGAAAAGATTTTGACTCACAACAGCAAGGGAATTAACTTCCAAATCCTCTCAAACCCCGAGTTTCTTGCTGAGGGGACCGCAATCGAAGACCTTTTTAAGCCCGACCGAGTCTTGATCGGAGGTCGGGAAACCCCGGGAGGCCAAAAGGCTATCCAAGCATTGAAGGATGTTTATGCCCAATGGGTTCCTGAAGATCGCATCCTCACCACCAATTTGTGGTCTGCTGAGCTCTCAAAACTGGCTGCCAATGCATTTTTGGCACAAAGAATCTCTTCTGTGAATGCCATGTCAGCTCTCTGTGAGTCTACTGGAGCAAATGTCTCAGAGGTGTCATATGCTGTAGGTAAGGACTCGAGAATTGGTCCCAAGTTTCTTAATGCTAGTGTTGGTTTCGGTGGCTCTTGCTTCCAGAAGGATATTCTGAATCTGGTTTACATTTGCGAGTGCAATGGTCTTCCAGAGGTGGCTGAATACTGGAAACAGGTAATCAAGATCAATGACTATCAGAAGATTCGTTTTGTCAACCGCGTTGTTGCCTCCATGTTCAACACAGTATCAGGCAAGAAAGTTGCCATTCTAGGTTTTGCTTTCAAGAAGGATACTGGTGATACTCGAGAGACCCCTGCAATCGATGTTTGCAAGGGACTGTTGGGAGACAAGGCTAAGTTGAGCATATACGACCCTCAGGTTAACGAGGACCAAATCCAAAGGGACCTCGCAATGAATAAGTTTGATTGGGATCATCCCCTTCACCTCCAGCCAATGAGTCCCAGTAACGTGAAACAAGTGTCCGTCGTTTGGGATGCCTACGCTGCAACAAAGGATGCTCATGCTGTTTGCATTCTTACAGAGTGGGACGAATTCAAGAATCTTGATTACCAGAAGATATATGATAACATGCAGAAACCTGCTTTCATATTTGATGGTAGGAACGTTGTTAATGTGGAGAAACTTAGAGAGATTGGATTTATTGTCTATGCAATTGGTAAGCCACTGGATGCCTGGCTCAAGGACATGCCTGCCGTTGCTTGA